TACCTGATGTTATgatcttatttttatttctaacaTAAACTGTATGATAATTAattgctgaatttttttttttataaatcagagaagttaaaataataaacatggttagataaaatgtatatatttatcaacatcttctatcttattttttatattcagttgGCTGATGATCTCTTCTTCCAATAGGCTGTTATAATACCATAGCAATTCAAGATATAGATTTTACACGAAAGACTtgacttgaaatttttttttaacaatatttgactATACTAAACATGTAATGATCAGGGGATGCAGTTAGGGTGCCTACCTCTATTTAACTTGTAACAGGACGGAGATAAGTTCTGGTGCAGGCTTGTATTTCACTTAGTTAGGTCAAGGGATTAATAAACATTAATACTTAATTTGCCTGTATTATAGGCTGATGAAAACAGTTGTGTTGCAGTGATGGTTAAATCAGTTGATTGGATATTGGTAGAACACAAATAATGCATACATGAACATTAAAAATTACTTGTCACAATGAAAAGAAGTCCAGAGGGCATGACTCCACGGCTCTGTGTTCTATGCCtatagaaatctttaaaaaatcaatacaaaggATGGGGAAAAGATATACAAAAATGTGATAACAAAGAATTCCTTACATCTTAATCCCAATATATACCGGTAGAATATAAGTGAGTTTTACTTTGAATTACAAGACTTAgtattattaaatgattttgtgaattattTTAATCATACATTATTTAGTTTGATGTTtgatgtacatgcatgtatggaTCTGAACTAGTATTTCAGAAGCTGCTTAAACTCTGATGCAAATTCAGTAACTCTCCGCTAATTTCACTATCTTGGACAGAGATCAAGTGATTGTTTGTTCAAACATGAACCCTGTACTCTGccttgtaaaagaaaaagaattgaagaaattgttatttatttgaatGACCAGCTCTGTCCATTACACTGTAACACTATTTTCCCTATTTAACTTTGTGTCGAGAAATGTCAAAGAATAGGAAAATTACATCTGGAGAAGATAATAAGTTTAAAGAAAGCACTTAAGTcagtattttaaaacatacattgatTTCCTTAATATTTGTGgttatcaattttcgtggattttgtgaaaatcaaagtttcaaggatatgtaaatttgtGTTCAATATGATATTATCAATAGACTGTGTATTAGAAACTGCACTTTAATGAACAGTCAATTCTGTAGATCAATGCAACaatgaaatccacgaaaattgttATTCAACGGAGATTGAAGAAAAGGGGCCCAATATGAGTAATGTGTtttttgtctatatatatatagcaacaTGGTAGTGATTCCTCCTTTTTGTTCCAGCCAAGCCTACGTGGGTCAGTCCCCCGTTAGACACCAGGGTGAGCGTTGGGGAGTCGGGCACCGTGAACTGTACGGCCGTGGGAAACCCCACCCCCACGGTGGAGTGGTATATAGACGGCAAACCGTTCAAAGGTACGACCCACTTAAAGTTAGTAGATGATGATAAGATGATCGTAGTGTGAGTATATTCCTCAAGTTCAAGATCATCAGTGGAGAGCGTATGTTTTATTTCTGGGTAGAAAGTTTCAAATGGAGATGGGTTTTTACAAGGGAATAAATCATAGGGTTCACCAAAGTAGTTACCAAAGAGAGAGAGGTGAGTTTGGATTATGTCAAGGACAGGTACATCTGGTGAACTATTTATTGTAAAGTTGAAGATTACAATAGCGGAAATATTACTGGAGCATATTGTGATATATCAGACTATATCATACCAGTAATACCAGATTATATTTAACACCAGAGTATATTATTGATGTGTAAGTCCTTTTCATGTTTCCATGTACATCTATTAGTATTGGACGGTATAGTCACTGTGattgttgattattaataattatatataaattataaaaatgttatcaaacaatttcatttaCCCTAAATGTTGCATGTACCGGCAATGGCATTTGATTTATCTTTGTAGCTATACCTGGGAAGCGCTACATTCAGAATAATGTACTACACATAGATAACTTGAATAAGAAAGAGTCAACAGTGGTTCAGTGCAACGCCACAAATTCCCATGGATCACTGTTCAGCGACGTCTACATTAATGTGTTAGGTACGTTTGAGGACGGGGTGTTTGCCCAGTGAACAAAGATGACGAGGGCGTAGaccatattttcatttatttttaagccTTTCATTTTGAAGCATAATTTTTTGCGCCTTTATTACCTACCTTACAAattggaattgttttcatataCTGTGGAGTGTGGAATCATGAGAAATCGAGGTGGCTCAATTTTCTTAGTATTTGTGGGTAGCTCTCacccatgaatttacatcctccacgaaaactaattattaaagatttagttttcctactgaaactgaaaaccgatgcatccacaaaattacatcccaacaaataagcaaaaatccCACAACccatgaaaattggcccccacaaaattaaatgattccacagtacatgtatgtgtgcaTGCACTTGTGTGCTGAATTCGAAGCTTTTGAAATCATGCTTGTGATACTGGTATggttatgcataaaaaaaagtaacaaatctgaTTACCAATTTATAGACCATAGTAAGAATATTGCTTCCCATTGCAGCATTGCCCCCAGAGATCACCAACTGGACCAAATCACTGAAGGTGGCGGCGGGGAGGAGTGCTGTCCTAAGCTGTGAACACAACGGCTACCCCACCCCCACCCTTGAATGGATGAGGGGCCCCCAACTATTAAACGGAGACCGATACAATTTCACCCAGACTTCAATAACCATCCTGGTTGGTACCACATCTATAAAGTGGTCTGGTCGAAGAGGGGGCTattatttaatgtatttgttCCTGTGTGTCATTAGTTAGCTGCtggtctgtagctcccagtctaaaaaaaattaaatggatGACCTGGGAGCTATAGTTCTGcatgtgttttaaaaagttgcaattcaTGTGgcacaaaaaattgaaattgcgCTGGTTTTGGACTGAGTTTTCTtctttctaaataaattttgaggaaaatattagtaccattaaattcttctgGCAGTTTACTACTGACATCTTTGCTTTATTTGTCTCAGACTTTCTTTTAAACGCTAACCAacctcggaaaatgaagtatgttaagTTCATGTGCAGGTCAGGagtcaccatttttacatgtaaacaaactgcaccacttcatGTTAtgggactggtgatggtgtttaaaaaatacatgtatcagaggtAAGTAAAATGATGATATCTGTGGTAAAATGTCCAAGGTATTTTTTTGAATCAAATAAAAGCACAGAAGTTGTATGGAAATAAGATTAATCAGTCCTAAACTAgcacaattttttgtgcgccaaAAATTGTAACTTTTTAATACATACGGAACTGTAGCTCCCACCTTGTCcatatgaattttttcagaccgggagctataGACCTCCAGCTAATCATTAGTGAGAACAGTGTTTCATAATTGATTAGTTTAAGATGTTAATTTGTGGATAAAGGGTTTTTATGAATTCCATTCATGTATTTTCAACACAAATTAGATTTGCATCTCTGAATGCAAATATCTTTATGCTTGTAACTTTGAATCAGCGAATTAACAGTAAAGAACAGATTGCAAACCAATTTAATTTTGGACTGATCTAGGTTACCATGaaagaaattgttttatttcagaatGTTAGTAAGAACGATGAAGGAGTATTTATATGTATCTCTAAAAACAACCAGGGTAGAgagcagaaagaaaatatgttGATAGTGAGAGGTAAGTATCTTACAAATTTTAGAGGAATTCTCTCTGTTAATATTTGATTGCAAAACTTCTGCAAAATCCCATATAAACGTTGTTAATGCATTATTATATAGTTGTGTATTTTAGCTATAAAAGGTATAAAGATGATGAATATGttgatgattttttctttacagacAAAACTAGTATTAAGGACCTGACCGGTATAACAGAGACAGAGGAGGGCAAGACTTCCATTGAAGTGGACAGCGAGGAGGACGTCAAGTTTACGTGCATCGCCATGACGGACCCTCGGGAGACGGTCAGATATGTCTGGAAGAAAAACGGGAAAGTCATCAAGGACTTAAGTGACCCCCACGTCAGGTGCGAAGAAGGCTGCTCTGTTTTGCGTGTACAGGAGGCTGACGCCACACAATCGGGGAACTACACTTGTGTGGCCAATAATGGAATCGACGAGGACCAGCGAACCATAGAGCTACGGGTAAAAGGTAAGGGATTCCAGACAGAGTAGAAGGAAGGTTATGGATCGAAATACTCTCCTCAATAAGCAcaattaaaatgattattttttttttaatgattttatatgGGAAAACTGCAATTTGGTGAGAGATTGCAATATTTTTGGTTTGAAAAGGTTTGATGACAAAGTTAAAATGTATGAATGCCGAAGTTTTGTGCATTTCAAATGAATTGAGATTTCTTTGGAAACATTTACTATTCTCAATGAGTGTACCAGTACAGAGGGATGATTAAGAATAAATCAGTAAAACTAACCTCTAATCCGGCAGAGGTTGGTTCTGAAAAATTTTGCTGGATTACCGTAATCCCTGATATTCATTTACTTGTAGCTGCCCCTAATCCTGCAGAAACTGCCTTAACCTCAGTATCCATCTAATTGTAGCTGCCCCTGACCCACCAGACAATGCGCAGCTGACCAGCTGTGGGGACTGGAAGCTGGGTTTAAGATGGAACGCGGGGTTCCACAACTATATGCCCATCATCAACTACACCATAGAATACAGCACCTCCTTTGACTGGGACAAGTGGACCACCCTGTATCAGACGTCTGACAGCAATACCCAGGTCAGCGATGTATCCCTGTCTGCCGGGGTCATCTACAAGTTCAGGATCAAGGCCCTGAACCAGAAGGGCTACAGCGAGCCCTCGGAGCCGACCAATACCTGTAAGACCGACCCCAAGAGACCGGCCAGACACCCCACAGGTGTTAGGGTTAAGGACCACAAGAAGGACGGCTTCTTGTACGTGGAGTGGGAGGTAAGAAAATGGCAATTTTTTTGGTCTTTGTGAGTATAGGTAGTTCTTTATCTGCCAGACTTGAATTGTGACTTTAAAGTACTGATTTTTCTGCTGGATGCTATTTTAGATTTTGTTGCAATTTTTGTGATATCTTGAAAAAAATagtcaaaaaaacaaaactgaatgcatgtatatattaattttctttcacaaataCTGGTATTACAGTATACCGGTAGTACAGAAAATAACAGTTAAActgtattctttttaaattgaaatggaaattttaataaaaaagtaaacattagATTTTGGCCAGGATTTGTCATCATTATGTAgatctaaatacatgtaataattttgttaataggTGGCTTCAGTTATCGTAACATTATTAAATGACGTTTGAATGAATGGTGTTTTCTTCAGGCAATAAGTCCAATGGAGCACAATGGCGAAGACTTTAAATATAAACTAAGTGTTAGAAATATAGCAGATGATGATACAAAGCCTTACATCGTTGCTGGAGACAAAACCTCCAAGGAAATTGAGACAAAGGACACATATCAGAAGTATGGTGTGAGGGTGGCTGCCGAGAATTCTGTTGGTGCCGCCCGAGGAATCCCTCAGGAGGTCTTTGGCTATTCAGGAATGGGGGGTAAGGATGGTTTTTCATGGACAAACCTCtataacacacaactttttaaaatgaaattgtgaTTCAAGTctgaagaattttttaaaaagtttacaaaaaaaaaaatggatgaaaTGTAGAACCCATAAAAAGTGgaagatttttttatcaaactattTTGCATCAAAGAGTTTGAATAACTCAGAAATTTGGAAGGAATATAGAATGGTTTATTAAAAccaatagaaaaaaatgatatacctGTAAATATCTTTtctattagatttttttttaaattttgatgatgATATTCCCCTATTTTTCAGTGCCAACTATAAAGCCTAAAAATTTTGAACTGGATAAAAAATCCCCGTTTACTGCAGAGACAGCTACGTTTGTGTGGGATTCCATTCCAGATGATTCTCCAGACCTGAAGGGAAAGTTTGATGGCTATGTTGTAAGTATCAGGACTCTAGGGCATtgtgtgtaatacatgtacaagtgttTAGGGAGAGAATCTACAACTTCTCTAGGAAAAGGTACCCTGTTCATACCATAGTGTaccaattttgaaaaaaaactggGGAGTAAATTTCCACTGAGTGATTAAATGTCCCTTAGATTTATAGTAGATTGTTATAAAATTAATCAAGAAAATGAGAATACAAGTTTGTTGGTTCCAAAATGATGTAAAAAGTTGATTGATTCATCATCATTACTAAGACTGATGTCTCACAGAAATATGTTAtctgttttgggttttttttttttttactttaattcagCTCATTTTGAGACTACTGGTACTTAGTGTAATGAAGGCATTTGCATATTGTACTCAAGTTATAATGTaagaatatttatatttgcatgTATAATAAACTTACTGTCATAACTTTATTGTTAGTACATATGTACAACAGTATATTTGTTACTGCTGTTCTGTAGATTCGTTACTGGAGAAGGGACAATCCTGGGACCATCAAGAGGATTGAAATCCCGCCACGAGTGCTGCCCGCCGCCACCAGTACCGGAGAGGAGGACAGCGGTAAGATCAGAGAAACCATCAACAATCTCCCCGCCTACTCCCAGCTCCAGCTCGATGTGCTGGTCAAGAACGTGATGTTCGAGTCGGAACCCAGTAATCCCATCGACCTAAACACTCCAGAAGGAGGTAGGATACCGAATATCGGTTTTTTGTGGGTGTCACAAAATATGcgaaaaatggggaaaatgtcTTACTTCTTCTATTTGCGTCAATCATTTTAGCCAATCAAAAAGTTAATTTTAGGAAACAATcccataaataatttttatttattgaatatcATGCAATCATGAAAATAGCGAAAATTAAACTATTGCAAAAATTACtgtatatactgtggaatcatttaattttgttggggccaattttcgtggattgagAGATTTctgcttattcgtggggatgtaatttcgttgaTGCATCGGTTTTCAGATTCAATAGGAAAaactaaatcttttaaaattagttttcgtggaggatgtaaattcgtgggtcaaggctacccacgaataccacgaaaattgagccacctcgaattctaatgattccacagtacattaCCTGGTGACAGCTTCCCATGGTTGTCCCTCCACCTACACCCCTCTGTCCTAATGCCCACCCCCCTTACCTTCCCCTTCCTCCACCCCTTCTTCAAGACTAATTTTTAAAGTACAAAGCAAATTTAACATTGAtttaataattgatttgatttatatgtTGGCATTTCTTTCTTGCAAAGTATTATGattatatttattcaaagtCCAGTGACTGTGAGGGAAAAAAtaggaatacatgtaaatattagtgATTAAGAATTTCTTGTTTCTGTGGGTGAAGCCTAGTGAATGTGTTGTTCTGGATTGAATAGTTCCATCAGAAGTCCAGAAACTGAAAGCTGAAAAAAGGGGAGAGAACTTCATAGATATAGGATGGTACCTGCCCAAAAGGATCAATGGAGATCTCCAGCAATTTGTAGTGACTTATCAAGAGGGTGAGTCAGGGTTTTTTATCTGCATATTCAGAATGGCACAGGAGACAAATgtcatcaaattaaatctaattGGAAAATTGTCTACCACATTAACAAATGACTTTTTTTCTACTTATCTGttaaataatgaatgattatgaTTTATATAATTCATGACTacctgaatttaaaaaaaagtatcgagtaaggatcctcgacaccctatgacttctactttttatgACAGTATGTCACAACACAACATGgatattttaatgcattgtgAAACAGTTTCTATCGCTGAAATTTGTTGTTTATCTCTGTGGCTCAATGGGTGTAGCTTCGATCTACCAACCCACAGGTCCCAAGTTCAAATACTGCAGGgaattttatttgtatgaattagAATAtcggtaaaatttaaaatgttgatatctttccccaaaattgaatttttttctgccaTTTTCAAGTCGAACACGCTAGAAATCCATATCTCTTAGTACCTTGATTAGAAGGATGTGCTTGTATGCAGAACTTTTCCCAGATGTGTTGATCAGGACCCTCAACATTGGTCtcaaaattgagataaaaattaaacatatcgTTTACTACATCTGTACCAGTTATGCATGTATAAGGAAAACCAGCAAGTGTTTGTAGTAGCAGGGAGTATCTGATGTTGGTCACTAGATTATTGATGGTTAGATGACCAATTCTCTTCTCATTTATTCgttcattcatttattcattcattcagtCAGTCAGTCTGTTTACCTGTATTTATAATTtctattttgtacatgtaccgcCAATAGATACTTTAGACAATATTAATCCTATTTCTTCAATATTCTCTTTCTGCAATGTTGATCAACATGTTGAATGGATTATCAATAATAACTGGAGAATTCTGTCTTTCCTATGCTGCATGTAGTCTTTGGTGGGAGGCTTTCACAGGAAATCGAAGACACCATAGATGCTAATTATAGCATCTCGCCTACGGACATGATAGAGCACAGAATCGTGGGATTGGAACCAAACACAATGTACAGAGTGGTGGTGTATGCGACCACCAGGATAGGGCCGGGGGACCAGGCGGCCCTGGACGTCATGACCGCAGACAAAGCACGTAGGTGTCCCCTGATAGGTCGCCCTTATCTAAATGTTTATTGttctgccaaaaaaaattactttattgttacaatttttaagGTTTGACTCACAAAACTATCTGTACACATGACTGATACGCGTCAGGCAAATTTCCATTTCCTAGTAAATGAATATTTCTGGATGAAATTTTGCTTGTGACAAGGAGAGAGAACTTAATGTAACTGATTGATTAAACaaaaagtatacatttttttatttattgggaattaaaatattattagtTGAATGAGCATAAAAGTCTGTATAACTTTACTTGCAGCTCTTAAACCTCCCATTGTAACAGTCCTATCCCTACCAGAAAAAAATGGCTTCAATATATCCTGGATTTCAGACAGTCCTTCCAATGAGGTCAATTTAAAAAGACCAGGTAAGTCACAGCTTCTAGtttatactgtggaatcattaaaatttgtgggggccaattttcgtggattgcttaaattttacaggttcgtggggacgtaatttcatgtattctcgtatacctacaaaaggaaatatgacttaagtaatttattcgtggaggatgttaattcgtggataagaggtacccacgaattccacgaaaattgagccaccacgaaatctaatgattctacagtattgTTAAAGTACACCCATGttgtgcttttaaaaaaaaattgtttaaaatcatattgctAATAGCAAAATcctatgatttgaacatattttattgcattatatattacaatgggattgggcacaagttataaaaacttaattcaCCCTCTCCCTAATCGCATAATCCTATCTTGATTTTTTGATcttattttcacttttctttGTTCACACAAGGATTCACTGAtgcttacatacatgtattatagagTTACTTAGAGTTTTCCATCAAAACTGTAATGTTTCTTGTAATCCAAACTGCAGCTTTAAAACAGCTGAAGCACAAAATACAGGAGTTCTACATGATCCGATAGCATACAGACAGTTCTCATTGGCTTTGGCTCATGAAACGATCATATATTAAGATTTAATAATGAAGcttataataaaaacaacagaAACATCGATTGATTACTCAAGGTCATTGTAAAAGACTATCTGGTTTCACAGAGGTAAAGAAATTTACTCCCTCCTGTAATTTTCTAATTAAAAGACAGA
This genomic window from Crassostrea angulata isolate pt1a10 chromosome 8, ASM2561291v2, whole genome shotgun sequence contains:
- the LOC128158305 gene encoding neuroglian-like isoform X1, with translation MATLQNVFIFILCVAKTFQERRVPSPPSITAGPKPYPKSSWNPELGDRVYVYIAKEKNTRLQCVASGNTPQLRYDWLKDGKLIDFTSNEVKYPNNTLRIYKEQGLGTLNIHRVQESDYGTYQCRASSDREDSQAVSLSKKVELIEAIISPFQDSSDVDSKKVPQGQYLMLTCDPPFSNPKATLSWTLDDTLREMDFNERIVMDYEGNLHFANVASEDGGDKMYSCFAALHFIGFYTKGRTTELKVYGDKAAFQPAKIRWTSEKKVVGVEGESVKFMCIFSGYPTPTISWRRVGRASEESSGYELVISAVKPSNKGEYVCSGTNSVTGNPQEVKFMLDVQAKPTWVSPPLDTRVSVGESGTVNCTAVGNPTPTVEWYIDGKPFKAIPGKRYIQNNVLHIDNLNKKESTVVQCNATNSHGSLFSDVYINVLALPPEITNWTKSLKVAAGRSAVLSCEHNGYPTPTLEWMRGPQLLNGDRYNFTQTSITILNVSKNDEGVFICISKNNQGREQKENMLIVRDKTSIKDLTGITETEEGKTSIEVDSEEDVKFTCIAMTDPRETVRYVWKKNGKVIKDLSDPHVRCEEGCSVLRVQEADATQSGNYTCVANNGIDEDQRTIELRVKAAPDPPDNAQLTSCGDWKLGLRWNAGFHNYMPIINYTIEYSTSFDWDKWTTLYQTSDSNTQVSDVSLSAGVIYKFRIKALNQKGYSEPSEPTNTCKTDPKRPARHPTGVRVKDHKKDGFLYVEWEAISPMEHNGEDFKYKLSVRNIADDDTKPYIVAGDKTSKEIETKDTYQKYGVRVAAENSVGAARGIPQEVFGYSGMGVPTIKPKNFELDKKSPFTAETATFVWDSIPDDSPDLKGKFDGYVIRYWRRDNPGTIKRIEIPPRVLPAATSTGEEDSGKIRETINNLPAYSQLQLDVLVKNVMFESEPSNPIDLNTPEGVPSEVQKLKAEKRGENFIDIGWYLPKRINGDLQQFVVTYQEVFGGRLSQEIEDTIDANYSISPTDMIEHRIVGLEPNTMYRVVVYATTRIGPGDQAALDVMTADKAPLKPPIVTVLSLPEKNGFNISWISDSPSNEVNLKRPGEQFKVVERMNSSRNWMLLTDGLTVGRTYVFTVTAVDGLRRVTSEEIKVPFENTASNRVEDEVFKATWFIIVMVAIAILILVIIIVCLLLKRNRGDKYNVQERENLHGIKNNDMKKPLAKGDFDDNSEKWPLAGNTYDEMEKGPQGSEKDSLEEYGDVDPTKFNEDGSFIGQYGNQQATTPSEATAPSSVMHDLI
- the LOC128158305 gene encoding neuroglian-like isoform X2, which encodes MATLQNVFIFILCVAKTFQERRVPSPPSITAGPKPYPKSSWNPELGDRVYVYIAKEKNTRLQCVASGNTPQLRYDWLKDGKLIDFTSNEVKYPNNTLRIYKEQGLGTLNIHRVQESDYGTYQCRASSDREDSQAVSLSKKVELIEAIISPFQDSSDVDSKKVPQGQYLMLTCDPPFSNPKATLSWTLDDTLREMDFNERIVMDYEGNLHFANVASEDGGDKMYSCFAALHFIGFYTKGRTTELKVYGDKAAFQPAKIRWTSEKKVVGVEGESVKFMCIFSGYPTPTISWRRVGRASEESSGYELVISAVKPSNKGEYVCSGTNSVTGNPQEVKFMLDVQAKPTWVSPPLDTRVSVGESGTVNCTAVGNPTPTVEWYIDGKPFKAIPGKRYIQNNVLHIDNLNKKESTVVQCNATNSHGSLFSDVYINVLALPPEITNWTKSLKVAAGRSAVLSCEHNGYPTPTLEWMRGPQLLNGDRYNFTQTSITILNVSKNDEGVFICISKNNQGREQKENMLIVRDKTSIKDLTGITETEEGKTSIEVDSEEDVKFTCIAMTDPRETVRYVWKKNGKVIKDLSDPHVRCEEGCSVLRVQEADATQSGNYTCVANNGIDEDQRTIELRVKAAPDPPDNAQLTSCGDWKLGLRWNAGFHNYMPIINYTIEYSTSFDWDKWTTLYQTSDSNTQVSDVSLSAGVIYKFRIKALNQKGYSEPSEPTNTCKTDPKRPARHPTGVRVKDHKKDGFLYVEWEAISPMEHNGEDFKYKLSVRNIADDDTKPYIVAGDKTSKEIETKDTYQKYGVRVAAENSVGAARGIPQEVFGYSGMGVPTIKPKNFELDKKSPFTAETATFVWDSIPDDSPDLKGKFDGYVIRYWRRDNPGTIKRIEIPPRVLPAATSTGEEDSGKIRETINNLPAYSQLQLDVLVKNVMFESEPSNPIDLNTPEGVPSEVQKLKAEKRGENFIDIGWYLPKRINGDLQQFVVTYQEVFGGRLSQEIEDTIDANYSISPTDMIEHRIVGLEPNTMYRVVVYATTRIGPGDQAALDVMTADKAPLKPPIVTVLSLPEKNGFNISWISDSPSNEVNLKRPGEQFKVVERMNSSRNWMLLTDGLTVGRTYVFTVTAVDGLRRVTSEEIKVPFENTASNRVEDEVFKATWFIIVMVAIAILILVIIIVCLLLKRNRGDKYNVQERENLHGIKNNDMKKPLAKGDFDDKLASWDFDGI